In Callospermophilus lateralis isolate mCalLat2 chromosome 19, mCalLat2.hap1, whole genome shotgun sequence, the following are encoded in one genomic region:
- the Arl6ip1 gene encoding ADP-ribosylation factor-like protein 6-interacting protein 1 isoform X1, with product MAEGDNRSTNLLAAETANLEEQLQGWGEMMLMADKILRWERAWFPPAIMGVVSLVFLIIYYLDPSVLSGVSCFVMYLCLADYLVPILAPRIFGSNKWTTEQQQRFHEICSNLVKTRRRVVGWWKRLFTLKEEKPKMYFMTMIISLAAVAWIGQQVHNLFLTYLIVTFLLLLPGLNQHGIISKYIGMAKREINKLLKQKEKKNE from the exons ATGGCGGAGGGAGATAATCGCAGCACTAACCTGCTG GCTGCAGAGACTGCGAATCTGGAAGAGCAGCTGCAAGGATGGGGAGAAATGATGCTGATGGCCGATAAAATTCTCCGATGGGAGAGAGCCTGGTTCCCACCTGCCATCATGGGTGTGGTTTCCTTGGTGTTCCT GATTATCTATTATCTagatccatctgttctctccggtGTTTCCTGTTTTGTTATGTATTTGTGCTTGGCTGACTACCTTGTTCCCATTCTAGCACCTAGAATTTTTGGCTCCAATAAATG GACCACTGAACAACAACAAAGATTCCATGAAATTTGCAGCAATCTAGTGAAGACCCGACGCAGAGTTGTGGGATGGTGGAAGCGCCTCTTTAcattaaaggaagaaaagcctaaaatg TACTTCATGACCATGATCATTTCTCTTGCTGCGGTTGCTTGGATTGGACAGCAAGTCCACAATCTATTTCTCACCTACCTGATAG tGACTTTCTTATTGTTGCTTCCTGGACTAAACCAACATGGAATCATTTCGAAGTACATTGGAATGGCCAAAAGGGAGATAAACAAGCTtctcaaacaaaaagaaaagaaaaatgaataa
- the Arl6ip1 gene encoding ADP-ribosylation factor-like protein 6-interacting protein 1 isoform X2, which produces MAEGDNRSTNLLAAETANLEEQLQGWGEMMLMADKILRWERAWFPPAIMGVVSLVFLTTEQQQRFHEICSNLVKTRRRVVGWWKRLFTLKEEKPKMYFMTMIISLAAVAWIGQQVHNLFLTYLIVTFLLLLPGLNQHGIISKYIGMAKREINKLLKQKEKKNE; this is translated from the exons ATGGCGGAGGGAGATAATCGCAGCACTAACCTGCTG GCTGCAGAGACTGCGAATCTGGAAGAGCAGCTGCAAGGATGGGGAGAAATGATGCTGATGGCCGATAAAATTCTCCGATGGGAGAGAGCCTGGTTCCCACCTGCCATCATGGGTGTGGTTTCCTTGGTGTTCCT GACCACTGAACAACAACAAAGATTCCATGAAATTTGCAGCAATCTAGTGAAGACCCGACGCAGAGTTGTGGGATGGTGGAAGCGCCTCTTTAcattaaaggaagaaaagcctaaaatg TACTTCATGACCATGATCATTTCTCTTGCTGCGGTTGCTTGGATTGGACAGCAAGTCCACAATCTATTTCTCACCTACCTGATAG tGACTTTCTTATTGTTGCTTCCTGGACTAAACCAACATGGAATCATTTCGAAGTACATTGGAATGGCCAAAAGGGAGATAAACAAGCTtctcaaacaaaaagaaaagaaaaatgaataa